One genomic region from Equus asinus isolate D_3611 breed Donkey chromosome 8, EquAss-T2T_v2, whole genome shotgun sequence encodes:
- the H1-6 gene encoding histone H1t: protein MSETAPAAPAEPVLSSMEKPPAKKRGKKPVGLTGGSRKAPSSSVSKLITEALSVSQERAGMSLAALKKALAAAGYDVEKNNRRIKMGLKSLVSKGTVVQTRGTGASGSFKLSKKATPEPPKGRVKKGASANAKKLVLPKGSKSPKSAKANKRTSKARTPAAQPSARGGRKSKGAKGKQQLKSPGKGRTGKPKAGKPKLTQQRTNPRKTASKK, encoded by the coding sequence ATGTCTGAGACTGCGCCAGCAGCCCCAGCCGAACCTGTTTTATCTTCTATGGAGAAGCCTCCAGCCAAGAAGCGAGGGAAGAAGCCGGTTGGCTTGACGGGTGGAAGTCGCAAAGCTCCAAGTTCGTCTGTGTCCAAGTTGATCACTGAGGCGCTCTCTGTGTCCCAGGAGCGAGCGGGCATGTCGCTGGCCGCTCTCAAGAAGGCGCTGGCAGCTGCCGGCTACGACGTGGAGAAGAACAACAGGCGCATCAAGATGGGCCTCAAGAGCCTCGTGAGCAAGGGCACTGTGGTACAGACTAGGGGTACCGGCGCCTCCGGCTCTTTCAAGCTAAGCAAAAAGGCTACTCCTGAGCCCCCCAAGGGCAGAGTCAAAAAGGGCGCTTCTGCCAACGCTAAGAAGCTTGTCTTACCCAAGGGCTCGAAGTCTCCAAAGAGTGCCAAGGCCAACAAGAGGACCAGCAAGGCGAGGACACCAGCAGCTCAGCCATCTGCCAGAGGCGGCAGGAAGTCTAAAGGTGCCAAGGGCAAGCAACAGCTGAAGAGCCCAGGGAAGGGAAGAACTGGGAAGCCGAAGGCCGGCAAGCCCAAATTAACGCAGCAAAGGACAAATCCTAGGAAGACAGCATCCAAGAAGTAA